From a single Streptomyces sp. 1331.2 genomic region:
- a CDS encoding mechanosensitive ion channel family protein, whose translation MFRSGATGLSDASSTPSVPTTPSPSPSAPQLPDLRIPTSAQEVSDTTKQAASWFDTHWQGWLASGLRIVLIVVLALVLRAMVRKLITQLIGRMARTPDHQEESRLGGLLANTGVVNPERRQQRSEAIGSVLRSVASFTILGTAALMVLSAMGVNLAPLLASAGVAGVAIGFGARNLVTDFLSGVFMIMEDQYGVGDEIDTGVANGTVLEVGLRVTKLRGANGEIWYIRNGEVKRIANMSQGWSTASVDIQIGSKEDLLRAEELILQSAEQLAKEAPYDELVWAPVSILGVESVAADSVTVRVEARTAPGKAPAVSRALRQRVKVAFDQAGIKVKEETPTAAAAAAAAAASAAAAGSAAAPAAAPATEQAAPSALADPNSARFKATEPIPLPRPEPTP comes from the coding sequence GTGTTCCGCTCCGGCGCCACCGGTCTGTCCGATGCGTCCTCGACGCCCTCCGTCCCGACGACGCCGAGCCCCAGCCCCTCCGCGCCGCAGCTGCCGGACCTGCGCATCCCGACCAGCGCGCAGGAGGTCTCGGACACCACCAAGCAGGCCGCCAGCTGGTTCGACACGCACTGGCAGGGCTGGCTGGCCTCCGGCCTGCGGATCGTCCTCATCGTGGTGCTGGCGCTGGTGCTGCGGGCCATGGTGCGCAAGCTGATCACCCAGCTGATAGGGCGGATGGCGCGCACCCCGGACCACCAGGAGGAGAGCCGGCTGGGCGGGCTGCTGGCCAACACCGGGGTGGTGAACCCGGAGCGGCGTCAGCAGCGCTCGGAGGCGATCGGCTCGGTGCTGCGCAGCGTGGCCTCCTTCACGATCCTCGGCACGGCGGCGCTGATGGTGCTCTCCGCGATGGGGGTGAACCTGGCGCCGCTGCTGGCGAGTGCCGGTGTGGCCGGTGTGGCGATCGGTTTCGGCGCACGCAACCTGGTCACGGACTTCCTCTCCGGGGTCTTCATGATCATGGAGGACCAGTACGGCGTCGGCGACGAGATCGACACCGGGGTGGCCAACGGCACGGTCCTGGAGGTCGGCCTGCGGGTGACCAAGCTGCGCGGGGCGAACGGCGAGATCTGGTACATCCGCAACGGTGAGGTCAAGCGGATCGCCAACATGAGCCAGGGCTGGTCGACGGCCTCGGTGGACATCCAGATCGGGTCCAAGGAGGACCTGCTGCGGGCCGAGGAGCTGATCCTGCAGAGCGCGGAGCAGCTGGCCAAGGAGGCGCCGTACGACGAGCTGGTCTGGGCGCCGGTGTCGATCCTGGGCGTGGAGTCGGTCGCGGCGGACTCGGTGACGGTGCGTGTCGAGGCCCGCACCGCCCCCGGCAAGGCGCCGGCCGTCTCCCGGGCGCTGCGGCAGCGGGTGAAGGTGGCCTTCGACCAGGCCGGGATCAAGGTCAAGGAGGAGACCCCAACGGCGGCGGCTGCGGCGGCCGCAGCAGCGGCCTCGGCGGCGGCAGCCGGGTCGGCGGCCGCGCCGGCGGCGGCTCCCGCGACCGAGCAGGCGGCGCCCTCCGCCCTCGCCGACCCGAACTCGGCCCGCTTCAAGGCGACGGAGCCGATCCCGCTGCCGAGGCCGGAGCCGACGCCGTAG
- a CDS encoding tetratricopeptide repeat protein, translated as MLDHLITHDDSLRMVPTDRNELTTAVGQLHEELRALPEGSDPARARVLTRWIGIGQMCLGNHEEARATLRRSLDLAAAIGNTRAVVATGLNLGDAHRYAGDVRTAAALYRSALNTARNQHPELVDFALQHTGKHLMERSDLADAQAHLQEALRLRIAKEEAGLVESTQAALARVGAADRAGPR; from the coding sequence GTGCTTGACCACCTCATCACTCACGACGACAGCCTGCGGATGGTCCCCACCGACCGGAACGAGCTGACCACCGCGGTCGGCCAACTCCACGAGGAACTGCGGGCCTTGCCCGAGGGGAGCGACCCCGCGCGCGCTCGGGTCCTGACCAGGTGGATCGGCATCGGCCAGATGTGCCTGGGCAACCACGAGGAGGCCCGTGCAACACTCCGGCGGTCGCTCGACCTCGCCGCAGCGATCGGCAACACCCGGGCCGTCGTCGCCACCGGGCTCAACCTCGGCGACGCGCACCGCTACGCCGGTGACGTGCGGACTGCGGCCGCGCTCTACCGCAGTGCCCTGAACACCGCGCGAAACCAGCACCCGGAACTGGTCGACTTCGCGCTTCAGCACACCGGAAAGCACCTCATGGAGCGCAGCGACCTCGCGGACGCCCAGGCCCATCTCCAAGAGGCGCTGCGGCTGCGGATCGCCAAGGAGGAGGCCGGGCTGGTCGAGTCCACGCAGGCCGCACTCGCCCGGGTTGGAGCTGCTGATCGGGCCGGTCCCCGGTAG
- a CDS encoding pentapeptide repeat-containing protein → MTFDNRPTWDSCSKKSKQPVQPRPARTARVRARPDRAEPNPVDSKTFGRVTVTLPRLDEPGLYLSNVTSLDSARGIVQDFQYGDTELRDLDLTDTSLITGRVSGLRADRVQFDKVRLDSVEFDTCDLATARISDSKLSRAVFRNCKIMGANLTGLTLDNVLFENCKLDYAGFEQVRATGPVAFSKCVLTEASFTGCDLGGTVLDACALRLAEFGRGKYQGLDLRGNDLTSLRGVANLARVIIDRAQQAELAEALIAELDVTFGDTLDERR, encoded by the coding sequence GTGACTTTCGACAACCGGCCGACCTGGGACAGCTGCTCCAAGAAGAGCAAGCAGCCCGTCCAACCTCGCCCGGCCCGCACCGCGCGGGTGCGGGCCCGGCCCGACAGAGCGGAGCCCAACCCCGTGGACAGCAAAACCTTCGGCCGTGTCACCGTCACCCTGCCCCGCCTGGACGAGCCCGGCCTGTACCTGTCCAACGTCACTTCCCTGGACTCCGCCCGGGGCATCGTCCAGGACTTCCAGTACGGCGACACCGAGCTGCGGGACCTGGACCTGACCGACACCAGCCTCATCACCGGCCGGGTCAGCGGGCTGCGGGCCGACCGCGTCCAGTTCGACAAGGTCCGCCTGGACTCCGTCGAGTTCGACACCTGTGACCTCGCCACCGCCCGCATCAGCGACAGCAAACTGTCCCGCGCCGTCTTCCGCAACTGCAAGATCATGGGAGCCAACCTCACCGGCCTGACCCTGGACAATGTGCTCTTCGAGAACTGCAAGCTCGACTACGCCGGCTTCGAGCAGGTCCGGGCCACCGGGCCGGTTGCTTTCTCCAAGTGCGTGCTGACTGAGGCTTCGTTCACCGGCTGCGACCTCGGCGGCACGGTCCTCGACGCCTGCGCGCTGCGGCTGGCCGAGTTCGGCCGAGGCAAGTACCAGGGCCTGGACCTGCGCGGCAACGACCTGACCTCGCTGCGGGGCGTCGCCAACCTCGCCAGGGTGATCATCGACCGGGCCCAGCAGGCCGAGCTTGCCGAGGCCCTGATCGCGGAACTGGACGTGACCTTCGGCGACACGCTCGACGAGCGCCGGTGA
- a CDS encoding AAA family ATPase, producing MIVLRGNSASGKTSTAWRVRSLFGDGLAIISQDSVRINVLGEPDIRGGVNIEMIDAMARIALGRGYHVLLEGVLAADRYGDMLHGLHRDHPGRSSFFYLDIPWEETLARHSTRKKAQEFGPEEMREWYIPHDVLVDVGEVVIGPENTLDVTAWLLLDTVLTST from the coding sequence TTGATCGTTCTACGCGGCAACTCGGCTTCCGGGAAGACCAGCACGGCCTGGCGCGTTCGATCCCTGTTCGGCGACGGGCTGGCGATCATCTCGCAGGACAGCGTCCGGATCAACGTCCTCGGGGAGCCCGACATCCGAGGCGGAGTAAATATCGAAATGATCGACGCCATGGCGAGGATCGCCCTCGGCCGGGGATACCACGTGCTCCTGGAAGGCGTCCTCGCGGCCGACCGGTACGGCGACATGCTCCACGGGCTGCACCGCGATCACCCGGGCCGCAGCAGCTTCTTCTACCTCGACATCCCGTGGGAGGAGACCCTGGCCAGGCACTCGACCCGGAAGAAGGCGCAGGAGTTCGGACCGGAGGAGATGCGCGAGTGGTACATACCGCACGACGTACTTGTCGATGTCGGTGAAGTCGTCATCGGTCCGGAGAACACCTTGGACGTCACGGCGTGGTTGCTCCTCGACACGGTGCTCACCTCCACGTAG
- a CDS encoding glycosyltransferase family 2 protein: MGVTLGVVVLTMGNRPAELMALLDSVRAQEGGDSGVRTVVLGQGVKLPELPDWVDAVELPENLGIPGGRNAGVERLRELGGTDVLVVLDDDGLLPRTDTFRLIREAFEQGPRLGIVSFRIADETGFTQRRHVPRLGASDPMQSGPVTTFLGGGHAIRMSVIDQVGDFPAPFFYAHEETDFAWRALDAGWHIDYRADMVLQHPRTDPARHAAYYRMTARNRVWLAKRHLPAALVPVYLTSWALYALVRRPPLSGLRAWWSGFFEGVRTACPPRRPMRWSTVWRMAKLGRPPVF; the protein is encoded by the coding sequence ATGGGCGTCACGCTGGGCGTGGTGGTGCTGACGATGGGGAACCGGCCTGCGGAGCTGATGGCGCTGCTGGACTCGGTACGGGCCCAGGAGGGCGGCGACAGCGGCGTTCGGACCGTCGTGCTCGGGCAGGGCGTGAAGCTGCCCGAGCTGCCGGACTGGGTGGACGCCGTGGAGCTGCCGGAGAACCTCGGCATCCCCGGGGGCCGCAACGCCGGCGTCGAGCGGCTGCGCGAGCTGGGCGGCACGGACGTGCTGGTCGTCCTGGACGACGACGGCCTGCTGCCTCGCACCGACACCTTCCGGCTGATCCGTGAAGCCTTCGAGCAGGGCCCGCGGCTGGGGATCGTGTCCTTCCGGATCGCGGACGAGACCGGGTTCACCCAGCGCCGCCACGTGCCCCGCCTCGGCGCCAGCGATCCGATGCAGTCCGGACCGGTCACCACGTTCCTGGGCGGCGGTCACGCCATCCGCATGAGCGTGATCGACCAGGTCGGCGACTTCCCCGCCCCGTTCTTCTACGCGCACGAGGAGACCGACTTCGCCTGGCGCGCGCTGGACGCGGGCTGGCACATCGACTACCGCGCCGACATGGTGCTGCAGCATCCCCGCACCGACCCGGCCCGGCACGCCGCCTACTACCGGATGACGGCGCGGAACCGGGTCTGGCTGGCCAAGCGCCACCTTCCTGCGGCCCTCGTGCCTGTCTACCTCACCTCCTGGGCGCTGTACGCGCTGGTCCGCCGACCGCCGCTGTCCGGTCTCAGGGCGTGGTGGTCCGGCTTCTTCGAGGGAGTCCGCACCGCATGTCCTCCGCGTCGTCCGATGCGGTGGAGCACGGTATGGCGGATGGCGAAGCTGGGCCGGCCGCCGGTGTTCTGA
- a CDS encoding DegT/DnrJ/EryC1/StrS family aminotransferase has protein sequence MLGQEEEAEVLDTLRSGWLTAGPKATRFEAAVKDALGVEEAFAVSSCTAALHLALLAAGIKAGDEVITPSLTFCAAPNAIVQCGGTPVFTEIDPVTYNLDPEAAEKAITSGTKAIVVMHYSGQPCDLLAFRKLADDHGLLLIEDAAHALYAWRDGVRAGSVGDLAVFSFYANKVITCGEGGMIVGRSDIVQAARLLGRHGIDSSVWQRHGKRRTADYEVTVPGLKYTMPDITAAVGLQQFRKLADFTARRAQIAASYDRSLAGLPGLRLPTVLDGVRHGWFLYPVLIDPAGGRTRDTVAGTLLDEHGIGTSVHFQPVHRLAAHRSPDCHLSVTEQIAARQLSLPCYPAMTSTDVQRVIDAIHAVWT, from the coding sequence TTGCTCGGGCAGGAGGAGGAAGCCGAGGTGCTGGACACCCTGCGCTCGGGCTGGCTCACAGCCGGCCCGAAGGCGACCCGGTTCGAGGCGGCGGTGAAGGACGCCCTCGGGGTGGAGGAGGCGTTCGCCGTCTCCTCGTGCACCGCCGCCCTCCACCTCGCCCTGCTGGCGGCCGGGATCAAGGCGGGCGACGAGGTGATCACGCCGAGCCTGACCTTCTGCGCGGCCCCGAACGCCATCGTCCAGTGCGGCGGCACCCCGGTGTTCACGGAGATCGATCCCGTCACCTACAACCTCGACCCGGAAGCGGCCGAGAAGGCGATCACCTCCGGGACAAAGGCCATCGTGGTCATGCACTACAGCGGCCAGCCCTGCGACCTCCTGGCCTTCCGCAAGCTCGCCGACGACCACGGTCTGCTGCTGATCGAGGACGCCGCCCACGCCCTGTACGCCTGGCGCGACGGCGTGCGGGCGGGCAGCGTCGGCGACCTGGCGGTGTTCTCCTTCTACGCCAACAAGGTCATCACCTGCGGCGAGGGCGGGATGATCGTCGGCCGCAGCGACATCGTCCAAGCCGCCCGCCTGCTCGGTCGGCATGGCATCGACTCCTCCGTGTGGCAGCGGCACGGTAAGCGCCGCACCGCCGACTACGAGGTCACCGTGCCGGGCCTGAAGTACACGATGCCGGATATCACCGCCGCGGTCGGCCTCCAGCAGTTTCGGAAGCTCGCCGACTTCACCGCGCGCCGGGCCCAGATCGCCGCCTCCTACGACCGGTCCTTGGCAGGCCTTCCAGGGCTGCGGCTGCCGACCGTTCTGGACGGCGTCCGGCACGGCTGGTTCCTCTACCCCGTCCTGATCGACCCGGCCGGCGGCCGGACCCGGGACACGGTGGCCGGCACCCTCCTGGACGAGCACGGGATCGGCACCAGCGTGCACTTCCAGCCGGTCCACCGCCTCGCCGCCCACCGCTCCCCGGACTGCCACCTGTCCGTGACCGAGCAGATTGCCGCCCGGCAGCTGTCCCTGCCCTGCTACCCGGCCATGACCAGCACGGACGTGCAGCGCGTCATCGACGCCATCCACGCCGTTTGGACCTGA
- a CDS encoding NAD-dependent epimerase/dehydratase family protein, which produces MRVVLLGGAGYIGSVASHHLVSLGHHVTVVDGLIYNRGDDPGLLLPNAATFVHGDLRDSDLLARACDSADVIVHLGGIVGEPACRLDEELAVELNYAAPMLAAEVAAGAGVGQYVFFSSCSVYGERGGTVDEDTEPNPLGIYARTKVLAERRLPEVLDGVARLTSLRLATVHGSSPRQRLDSVVNSMASRAVATGRIPLNGGAQRRPLVHVRDVAQVLAAVLEGDLIGAWNVGSDEENHTIADIAETVAAIVPGSKIQRGPERDETDARDYQVSFARLARHIPGACSTPLKDGVREIADLLASRKITDPNEPQYDNHRGLADAFTAGEVRTLRTPACQRYRSEYTAAWGQS; this is translated from the coding sequence ATGCGCGTCGTGCTGCTCGGCGGAGCCGGATACATCGGCTCCGTCGCCTCCCACCACCTTGTCTCCCTCGGCCACCACGTCACCGTCGTGGATGGCCTGATCTACAACCGCGGGGACGACCCCGGCCTGCTCCTGCCCAACGCCGCCACGTTCGTCCACGGCGACCTGCGCGACTCCGACCTGCTGGCCAGGGCCTGCGACAGCGCGGACGTCATCGTGCACCTGGGTGGGATTGTCGGTGAACCGGCCTGCCGGCTGGATGAGGAACTGGCCGTCGAACTCAACTACGCTGCCCCGATGCTCGCCGCCGAGGTCGCTGCTGGCGCCGGTGTCGGCCAGTACGTGTTCTTCTCCTCCTGCAGTGTCTACGGCGAGCGCGGGGGCACCGTGGACGAGGACACCGAGCCCAACCCGCTGGGGATCTACGCCCGGACCAAGGTTCTCGCCGAACGGCGCCTTCCTGAAGTCCTCGACGGTGTCGCCAGGTTGACGAGCCTTCGGCTGGCGACCGTCCACGGCTCCTCGCCCCGCCAGCGTCTGGACTCCGTGGTCAACTCCATGGCGTCGCGCGCCGTCGCCACCGGGCGCATCCCGCTCAACGGTGGCGCCCAGCGCCGCCCGCTCGTCCACGTCCGCGACGTCGCCCAGGTGCTCGCCGCGGTCCTGGAGGGCGACCTGATCGGGGCGTGGAACGTTGGCAGCGACGAGGAGAACCACACCATCGCCGACATCGCCGAGACCGTGGCCGCCATCGTGCCCGGATCGAAGATCCAGCGCGGTCCGGAGCGGGACGAGACCGATGCCCGCGACTACCAGGTCAGCTTCGCCCGCCTGGCGCGCCACATCCCCGGGGCTTGCTCCACCCCCCTCAAGGACGGCGTGCGGGAGATCGCCGACCTCCTCGCCAGCCGCAAGATCACCGACCCGAACGAGCCCCAGTACGACAACCATCGGGGCCTGGCGGACGCCTTCACCGCGGGCGAGGTGCGGACCCTTCGCACACCCGCGTGCCAGCGGTACCGGTCCGAGTACACCGCCGCGTGGGGGCAGTCATGA
- a CDS encoding NAD-dependent epimerase/dehydratase family protein gives MAGVFFDPRLRELTGAGVLVTGGGGLVGSRIVAQLAALGAKPIVLDRFDAYPNPVRDLFQVDQHSVQVVLGDVRERATVTWLAGRADYVIHAAAYADVAACTRRPDTAFAANLHGTQTILDAVTASSVKRLVFVSSASVYGDGIPMQDGAARFAEDQPLTPISVYANTKLWGEHQVRLMLGGSGTEYSIVRYFSVYGDPQIPKPHSHSWMVPWLALSAHTGRPMRLNGGGHQVRDMVHVEDIAHATLLALVTDQAAGQTINIGTGIPTSVRRIAELIATHYPCAAFVDTPMPEGDPRGGCADTRRATDLLGWRPTIALAEGIDRYVNWLRTTPNAIPDWFTAPTAAALAA, from the coding sequence ATGGCCGGCGTGTTCTTCGACCCGCGCCTGCGCGAGCTGACCGGCGCCGGCGTGCTGGTCACCGGTGGCGGTGGCCTGGTGGGCAGCCGCATCGTCGCCCAGCTTGCCGCGTTGGGGGCCAAGCCGATCGTCCTGGACCGGTTCGACGCCTACCCGAATCCCGTTCGCGACCTGTTCCAGGTGGACCAGCACAGCGTCCAGGTCGTTCTCGGCGACGTGCGCGAGCGGGCCACCGTGACGTGGCTCGCGGGCCGCGCGGACTACGTGATCCACGCCGCCGCGTACGCCGACGTCGCTGCCTGCACGCGCCGGCCCGACACCGCGTTCGCCGCCAATCTGCACGGCACTCAGACCATCCTGGACGCGGTGACGGCCTCGTCGGTGAAGCGGCTGGTGTTCGTGTCCTCCGCCTCCGTGTACGGCGACGGCATCCCCATGCAGGACGGTGCAGCTCGGTTCGCCGAGGACCAACCGCTGACCCCAATCTCGGTTTACGCCAACACTAAGTTGTGGGGCGAGCACCAGGTGCGCCTGATGCTCGGCGGCAGCGGCACGGAGTACTCGATCGTCCGGTACTTCTCGGTCTACGGTGACCCGCAGATTCCCAAGCCCCACTCGCACTCCTGGATGGTGCCGTGGCTGGCCCTGTCCGCCCACACGGGTCGGCCGATGCGGCTCAACGGCGGCGGCCACCAGGTGCGCGACATGGTCCACGTCGAGGACATCGCGCACGCCACCCTCCTCGCCCTCGTCACCGACCAGGCCGCCGGACAGACCATCAACATCGGCACCGGGATCCCCACCTCGGTCCGGCGGATCGCCGAGCTGATCGCCACCCACTACCCCTGCGCTGCGTTCGTCGACACGCCGATGCCCGAGGGTGACCCGCGCGGCGGCTGTGCCGACACCCGCCGGGCCACCGACCTGCTCGGCTGGCGTCCCACGATCGCCCTCGCCGAGGGCATCGATCGCTACGTGAACTGGCTCAGGACCACGCCAAACGCCATCCCTGACTGGTTCACCGCCCCGACCGCCGCCGCTCTGGCCGCCTGA
- a CDS encoding transcriptional regulator, whose product MTGRKGPNRQLAAVIEEAGCTYEALAKVVRNVAAEAGETLHTSRSAVLSWVRGGTPTGRTATYLAEALTRMAKRKVTTAEIGLGFPAIGEAMAPDPLATAADLGRLVMLHRRDFLALAFSTATVGLPLTYDHQTVAAALRTAQGGRRAGAEEVHTVRQLTEMFRTADERLGGGHGLSTVSSYLADAVVPMLQATFPSEEVRRSAYGAAAELATLVGWKCHDLGREGAAQRFYLLGYQLACESDPAGHGAWMMRALTHQALDLNQTTHCAELAEAALSRAQGKVDQKTEALLLVTAARAYGASGQSKNAAGALLAAEDAMLAGDDGVPSYAAASGPVAATVASHTGKTLTEMKEHRAAERHYRAALEGRVVSTYQRVRGLTLANLAKSVAAQHRHEEAVILWNQCLDLMDGVASDRNRKELRTVHSTMAVYSRRGIPGAPELAQRAAELASL is encoded by the coding sequence TTGACTGGACGTAAGGGACCGAACCGGCAGCTGGCGGCCGTCATCGAGGAAGCCGGGTGTACGTACGAAGCCCTGGCCAAGGTGGTCCGCAACGTCGCGGCGGAGGCCGGGGAGACGCTGCACACCTCACGGTCGGCCGTGCTCTCCTGGGTGAGGGGTGGTACTCCGACAGGCAGAACGGCGACCTACCTTGCCGAGGCTTTGACGAGAATGGCGAAGCGGAAGGTGACGACCGCCGAGATCGGTCTAGGCTTCCCGGCCATCGGGGAGGCCATGGCCCCTGATCCTCTGGCAACCGCTGCCGACCTCGGGAGACTTGTCATGCTCCACCGTCGCGACTTCCTCGCTCTCGCCTTTTCCACCGCGACAGTCGGGCTCCCGCTCACCTACGACCACCAGACCGTCGCCGCCGCCCTGCGGACCGCACAGGGCGGCCGCAGGGCCGGAGCCGAGGAGGTGCACACCGTCCGGCAGCTCACTGAGATGTTCAGGACGGCCGACGAGAGGCTGGGCGGCGGCCACGGCCTGTCCACCGTGTCGTCCTACCTGGCGGACGCCGTCGTGCCGATGCTCCAGGCCACGTTCCCGTCCGAGGAGGTCCGGAGGAGCGCATACGGGGCGGCGGCCGAGCTGGCGACCCTGGTCGGATGGAAGTGCCACGACCTCGGCCGCGAGGGCGCCGCTCAGAGGTTCTACCTGCTCGGCTACCAACTCGCCTGCGAGTCCGACCCCGCAGGTCACGGGGCCTGGATGATGCGCGCCCTCACCCACCAGGCTCTCGACCTGAACCAGACCACGCACTGCGCCGAACTGGCCGAGGCTGCGCTGTCACGCGCCCAAGGGAAGGTCGACCAGAAGACAGAAGCGCTGCTGCTGGTGACAGCCGCCCGGGCCTACGGAGCGAGCGGCCAGAGCAAGAACGCCGCCGGGGCGCTCCTGGCCGCCGAGGACGCCATGCTCGCCGGCGACGACGGCGTTCCCTCCTACGCCGCCGCCTCCGGCCCGGTCGCGGCCACCGTGGCATCGCACACCGGCAAGACCCTGACCGAGATGAAGGAGCACCGGGCCGCCGAACGGCACTACCGTGCGGCGCTGGAGGGCCGCGTAGTGTCGACGTACCAGCGGGTTCGCGGCCTGACCCTTGCGAACCTCGCCAAGTCCGTGGCCGCCCAGCACCGTCACGAGGAGGCCGTGATCCTGTGGAACCAGTGCCTGGACCTCATGGACGGCGTGGCGTCCGACCGCAACAGGAAGGAGCTGAGGACGGTGCACTCGACCATGGCTGTCTACAGCAGGCGAGGAATCCCCGGTGCCCCCGAACTCGCCCAGCGAGCCGCCGAGCTTGCGTCCTTGTAG
- a CDS encoding DUF397 domain-containing protein has product MTIANASTLNVTWRKSSRSNEQDNCVEFAFPAGQGSFVRDSKDPEGPALALTAEAHATFIAAAAYGEFDFGLV; this is encoded by the coding sequence ATGACCATCGCGAATGCATCCACCCTGAACGTGACCTGGAGGAAGTCCAGCCGAAGCAACGAACAGGACAACTGCGTCGAGTTCGCCTTCCCGGCCGGCCAGGGGTCGTTCGTTCGGGACTCGAAGGACCCCGAGGGGCCTGCCCTGGCCCTGACCGCCGAGGCACACGCCACCTTCATCGCAGCGGCGGCTTACGGCGAGTTCGACTTCGGGCTCGTCTGA
- a CDS encoding helix-turn-helix domain-containing protein: MRQRRIAADLRRLRERKGLSAEQVVSKVPGLNLPKLSRYENARSGVKPEIVEALLDLYECDEGLREVLLEIARQKDQRGWWKGYSDTINPLYTDLISMEAQAVEIKAFELTFVPGLLQTPDYATAIISRLSAVSTGVDAMVDVRIARQRVLTRMENPVKLCAVIHESALAINVGDDVMREQLSRLVKMSRLPNVHIQVMPATARPNRGFNGAFTLLEFPQRALDIVLTPGMVRSSWVEDPAEVDIYRGSFHEIMAAALNVDDSLEFITQKRDELP; this comes from the coding sequence GTGCGTCAGCGTCGCATCGCCGCAGACCTTCGACGTCTGCGCGAGAGGAAGGGGCTGTCAGCCGAGCAGGTTGTCAGCAAGGTCCCCGGTCTCAACCTGCCGAAGCTCAGCCGCTATGAGAACGCTCGTTCAGGAGTCAAACCGGAGATCGTCGAGGCGCTGCTCGACCTCTACGAGTGCGATGAGGGACTGCGCGAAGTCCTGTTGGAGATCGCCCGTCAGAAGGACCAGCGCGGTTGGTGGAAGGGCTACAGCGACACCATCAATCCGCTCTACACCGATCTGATCTCGATGGAAGCGCAGGCCGTTGAGATCAAGGCATTCGAGCTGACCTTCGTCCCGGGTCTTCTCCAGACGCCCGATTACGCGACCGCGATCATCTCCAGACTCTCCGCTGTGTCCACGGGCGTGGACGCCATGGTCGATGTCCGGATCGCGCGACAGCGGGTGCTCACCAGGATGGAGAACCCAGTGAAGCTGTGCGCCGTCATCCACGAGTCGGCCCTGGCCATAAACGTCGGCGACGACGTGATGCGAGAACAGCTCAGCCGGCTCGTGAAGATGAGCCGCCTGCCGAACGTCCACATCCAGGTCATGCCGGCGACCGCCCGGCCGAACCGAGGATTCAACGGCGCGTTCACGCTCCTTGAGTTTCCACAACGCGCCCTCGACATCGTGCTGACGCCAGGCATGGTCCGCAGCAGCTGGGTCGAGGACCCAGCGGAGGTGGACATCTACCGAGGCAGCTTCCACGAGATCATGGCCGCGGCCCTGAACGTGGACGACTCCCTTGAATTCATCACCCAGAAGAGGGACGAACTTCCATGA